From the Accumulibacter sp. genome, one window contains:
- a CDS encoding DUF3299 domain-containing protein, whose product MPLPIAICLVLAALLSPPPHAEAQSSKEKRADYRVGERLPEDRKGSQGYRQIGWDDLVPKGWDPMATFKGLDLARLQDNDPKAQEALENARRLWDQAPAEKTMNGQKVRIAGFVVPLERRGEQVTEFLLVPYFGACIHVPPPPANQIIHVVAEKPVGNMRTMDAMWVSGTLGLDRTDTGMGVAGYRMRGEAFEPYTRPRS is encoded by the coding sequence ATGCCACTGCCAATTGCCATCTGTCTCGTCCTGGCTGCACTGCTGTCACCGCCACCACACGCCGAGGCGCAGAGCAGTAAGGAAAAACGGGCAGATTACCGCGTTGGCGAGCGCCTGCCGGAAGACAGGAAGGGGTCGCAGGGCTACCGCCAGATCGGCTGGGACGATCTGGTGCCCAAGGGCTGGGACCCAATGGCCACCTTCAAGGGTCTCGACCTCGCTCGCCTGCAGGACAACGACCCGAAAGCCCAGGAGGCACTGGAGAACGCCCGACGGCTGTGGGACCAGGCGCCGGCGGAGAAGACGATGAACGGTCAGAAGGTCCGCATCGCCGGCTTCGTCGTACCGCTCGAGCGTCGCGGCGAGCAGGTCACCGAGTTCCTGCTGGTGCCCTACTTCGGCGCCTGCATCCACGTGCCGCCGCCACCGGCCAACCAGATCATTCACGTCGTCGCCGAGAAGCCGGTCGGCAACATGCGCACCATGGACGCGATGTGGGTGAGTGGCACGCTCGGGCTCGACCGCACCGATACGGGAATGGGCGTCGCCGGCTACCGGATGCGCGGCGAAGCCTTCGAGCCTTACACCAGGCCGCGCTCCTGA